tcctgaTCTCGAAATGGGTAGGAGCAATTTGTTAGGCCCCGTAGTCCGCTGCAACGCCAAATGTAACAtctactccctccaatccaaattAATTGCCGCAGGCTTAGTATAACTGTAATACCCAAGCTCTCATGTTTTACCTCACTTACCAATTGAACTATAAAATACTTAATAGGCTCAAAAACAAAATTAAAATTCATCATCAGTAGAACATAAGCGAACAAGTACCAAGCCGAAGTACAGGCTTATACCACCACACAAACACTAAAGAGTTGAAAGTTTGAATCTGCCTCTTTCGCCATCTTGCAATTTTACACTTCGCGATTTCCGCCAAGAATCCATCAGACATGATTTGAGCAATTTTCGCCAGATTATACCAAACTACACAATCATTATCTGACAGCATATAAAGAGATGCAAAGTGCAAAAGAGGCGTCAACAGGTGCCAAGAGGAACGCAAACAAGAATTGGATCACACTGCAGGGTTTCTCCACAGCCTGGAAAGTTCAAGCCACTTGTATTATTAACAGAAAAGCAGTGCCGTAAAGAAACGAGCTTACAGATTCAGATCATCTGCTAACAGCAAATGGAGTAACACGAAACAACAAGAGTCAAGTGAAGTGACAGCTTTGGCTTCACAAAATGCTAAATTCAAAATAGGTCCAATAAGTAGGCCCTGGGAGGGTATGTGAGCTCATCCggaggctttcttttgctggaagATGACCGCGAAGACCGGGACACCGACACCAATGCTTACGGCTCCCAGCACTGAAGTCCATGCAGTCAGCTTCTGATGCTTCATCCTGTGCAAGTTGTACATGTGCTTGGCGTGGAGGTAGTATGGCTCATCATGGCCGTGCCCTGACATC
The window above is part of the Triticum aestivum cultivar Chinese Spring chromosome 2A, IWGSC CS RefSeq v2.1, whole genome shotgun sequence genome. Proteins encoded here:
- the LOC123189239 gene encoding uncharacterized protein, producing MATALNRGLRSGIRLLATGAEASKPASRGFHATGVKRMSGHGHDEPYYLHAKHMYNLHRMKHQKLTAWTSVLGAVSIGVGVPVFAVIFQQKKASG